The following proteins come from a genomic window of Penaeus monodon isolate SGIC_2016 chromosome 22, NSTDA_Pmon_1, whole genome shotgun sequence:
- the LOC119587304 gene encoding glycine-rich cell wall structural protein 1.0-like, whose amino-acid sequence MFTFLYTQEESGPPPTIPPPRIDHNILFVRVPEKGPAPEPIIVPPPRQQSVVYVLNKDDGGGGQQVIEVTAPPPSNPEVYFVNYAEGDNPQLPIGVDLQTALQAAANGGGQVIGGGGGAGGFGSGSGGGFGSGSGGGFGGGSAGRFGGGSAGYGLGGGYSPPAPSNAYSTP is encoded by the exons ATGTTCACCTTCTTATATACG CAGGAAGAAAGCGGTCCACCGCCAACTATTCCTCCACCAAGAATCGACCACAACATCCTATTCGTCCGCGTTCCTGAGAAGGGACCAGCGCCTGAACCAATCATCGTTCCTCCACCAAGGCAACAGAGCGTGGTGTACGTCCTGAACAAggacgatggaggaggaggacagcaAGTGATCGAAGTGACAGCTCCTCCACCGTCCAACCCTGAGGTTTACTTCGTCAACTATGCTGAAGGAGATAACCCTCAGCTGCCCATTGGAGTTGATCTCCAGACTGCTCTCCAAGCGGCTGCCAACGGCGGAGGACAAGTCatcggcggaggcggaggagcagGCGGATTTGGCAGTGGTTCTGGCGGCGGATTCGGCAGCGGTTCCGGTGGCGGATTTGGTGGTGGTTCCGCTGGTAGATTTGGTGGTGGTTCCGCTGGTTACGGCCTTGGTGGTGGCTACAGTCCTCCAGCACCTTCAAATGCCTATTCTACGCCATAG
- the LOC119587539 gene encoding keratin, type I cytoskeletal 9-like: MKLLITSLFIVNAWAAPDGYGSGGGGGGGFSGGGGGGFSGGGGGFSGGGFSGGGGFSGSGGFSGGGGSGGGSGYGGGGGCNEGEVLHVDGSCVVPIISRNVFVYDAPEQQEESGPPPNIPPPRIDHNILFVRVPEKGAAPEPIIVPPPRQQSVVYVLNKDDGGGGQQVIEVTAPPPSNPEVYFVNYAEGDNPQLPIGVDLQTALQAAANGGGQVIGGGGGAGGFGGGSGGGFGGGSGGGFGGGSGGSFGGGFSSGSGGGFGGSGGSRGGFGGGSRGGFGGGSGGGFGGGSGGGGVGGNYSPPAPSNAYSAP, from the exons atgaagcttctg ATCACCTCACTTTTCATCGTTAATGCGTGGGCGGCACCCGACGGATACggtagtggaggtggaggtggaggaggattctCTGGCGGTGGAGGTGGCGGGTTctcaggaggaggcggaggatttTCTGGAGGAGGATTTTCCGGTGGTGGAGGATTCTCTGGAAGTGGAGGATTCTCCGGCGGTGGCGGTAGTGGTGGAGGATctggatatggaggaggaggaggatgcaatGAGGGAGAGGTTCTTCATGTTGATGGCTCCTGTGTCGTTCCTATAATCTCACGCAACGTATTTGTTTATGACGCTCCCGAACAGCAAGAAGAGAGTGGTCCACCGCCAAATATTCCTCCACCAAGAATCGACCACAACATCCTATTCGTCCGCGTTCCTGAGAAGGGAGCAGCGCCTGAGCCAATCATCGTTCCTCCACCAAGGCAACAGAGCGTGGTGTACGTCCTGAACAAggacgatggaggaggaggacagcaAGTGATCGAAGTGACAGCTCCTCCACCGTCCAACCCTGAGGTTTACTTCGTCAACTATGCTGAAGGAGATAACCCTCAGCTGCCCATTGGAGTTGATCTCCAGACTGCTCTCCAAGCGGCTGCCAACGGCGGAGGACAAGTCatcggcggaggcggaggagcagGCGGATTTGGCGGTGGTTCCGGCGGCGGATTTGGCGGTGGTTCCGGTGGCGGATTTGGCGGTGGTTCCGGTGGCAGCTTTGGCGGTGGATTTAGCAGTGGTTCTGGCGGTGGATTTGGCGGTAGTGGTGGATCTAGAGGAGGATTTGGCGGTGGTTCACGAGGTGGATTTGGTGGTGGTTCGGGAGGTGGATTCGGTGGTGGTTCAGGTGGTGGTGGAGTTGGCGGTAATTATAGTCCTCCAGCTCCCTCAAATGCCTATTCTGCACCATAA
- the LOC119587308 gene encoding pupal cuticle protein 36-like, whose product MKLLILVTLAVLAGATPDRYSPPSAGGGGGFSGGSGGSFGGRGFSGGGGFSGGGGGFSGGSRGFFGGGFSGGGGGGGGSGYGGGGCSAGEVLHVDGSCVVPIISRNVFVYDAPEQQEESGPPPNIPPPRIDHNILFVRVPEKGAAPEPIIVPPPRQQSVVYVLNKDDGGGGQQVIEVTAPPPSNPEVYFVNYAEGDNPQLPIGVDLQTALQAAANGGGQVXXXXXXXXXXXXXXXXXXXXXXXXXXXXXXFGGGFGSGSGSGFGGGSGGGFGGGSGGDFGGSRGRFGGGLGGSYGPPTPSNLYSAP is encoded by the exons ATGAAGCTTTTG aTCCTGGTAACTTTGGCCGTATTGGCGGGCGCGACGCCTGACAGATACAGTCCGCCCTCagctggtggagggggaggattctcaggaggaagtggaggatctTTCGGTGGCAGAGGATTCTCTGGTGGAGGCGGATtctctggaggaggtggaggattctCTGGAGGAAGTAGAGGATTTTTCGGAGGAGGATTTTCCGGTGgtggaggtggcggtggtggatctggatatggaggaggaggatgcagtgCGGGAGAGGTTCTTCATGTTGACGGTTCCTGTGTCGTTCCCATAATCTCACGCAACGTATTTGTCTATGACGCTCCCGAACAGCAAGAAGAAAGCGGTCCACCACCAAATATTCCTCCACCAAGAATCGACCACAACATCCTATTCGTCCGCGTTCCTGAGAAGGGAGCAGCGCCTGAGCCAATCATCGTTCCTCCACCAAGGCAACAGAGCGTGGTGTACGTCCTGAACAAggacgatggaggaggaggacagcaAGTGATCGAAGTGACAGCTCCTCCACCGTCCAACCCTGAGGTTTACTTCGTCAACTATGCTGAAGGAGATAACCCTCAGCTGCCCATTGGAGTTGATCTCCAGACTGCTCTCCAAGCGGCAGCCAACGGCGGAGGACAGGTCATNNNNNNNNNNNNNNNNNNNNNNNNNNNNNNNNNNNNNNNNNNNNNNNNNNNNNNNNNNNNNNNNNNNNNNNNNNNNNNNNNNNNNNNATTTGGCGGTGGATTTGGTAGTGGTTCCGGCAGCGGATTTGGCGGTGGTTCCGGTGGAGGATTTGGCGGTGGTTCCGGTGGTGATTTTGGTGGTTCACGCGGTAGATTCGGGGGTGGTCTTGGTGGGAGTTATGGTCCACCAACTCCTTCAAATTTATATTCTGCACCATAG
- the LOC119587542 gene encoding probable H/ACA ribonucleoprotein complex subunit 1: MKLLITSLFIVNAWAAPDGYGSGGGGGGGFSGGGGGGFSGGGGGFSGGGFSGGGGFSGGGGFSGSGGFSGGGGSGGGSGYGGGGGCNEGEVLHVDGSCVVPIISRNVFVYDAPEQQEESGPPPNIPPPRIDHNILFVRVPEKGPAPEPIIVPPPRQQSVVYVLNKDDGGGGQQVIEVTAPPPSNPEVYFVNYAEGDNPQLPIGVDLQTALQAAANGGGQVIGGGAGGGSGGGFGGGSGGFGGGFGGGSGGGFGGGSGGGFGGGSAGNGLGGGYGPPAPSNAYSTP, from the exons atgaagcttctg ATCACCTCACTTTTCATCGTTAATGCGTGGGCGGCACCCGACGGATACggtagtggaggtggaggtggaggaggattctCTGGCGGTGGAGGTGGCGGGTTctcaggaggaggcggaggatttTCTGGAGGAGGATTTTCCGGTGGTGGAGGATTCTCCGGTGGTGGAGGATTCTCTGGAAGTGGAGGATTCTCCGGCGGTGGCGGTAGTGGTGGAGGATctggatatggaggaggaggaggatgcaatGAGGGAGAGGTTCTTCATGTTGATGGCTCCTGTGTCGTTCCTATAATCTCACGCAACGTATTTGTTTATGACGCTCCCGAACAGCAAGAAGAGAGTGGTCCACCGCCAAATATTCCTCCACCAAGAATCGACCACAACATCCTATTCGTCCGCGTTCCTGAGAAGGGACCAGCGCCTGAACCAATCATCGTTCCTCCACCAAGGCAACAGAGCGTGGTGTACGTCCTGAACAAggacgatggaggaggaggacagcaAGTGATCGAAGTGACAGCTCCTCCACCGTCCAACCCTGAGGTTTACTTCGTCAACTATGCTGAAGGAGATAACCCTCAGCTGCCCATTGGAGTTGATCTCCAGACTGCTCTCCAAGCGGCTGCCAACGGCGGAGGACAAGTCATCGGCGGAGGCGCAGGCGGAGGTTCTGGCGGCGGATTTGGCGGTGGTTCTGGTGGATTTGGCGGTGGATTTGGCGGTGGTTCCGGCGGCGGATTTGGCGGTGGTTCTGGCGGCGGATTTGGCGGT
- the LOC119587303 gene encoding pupal cuticle protein 36-like: protein MLCSNSLIYFIYSAVPEGYDSGGGGFSGGSGRFSGGGGFTGSGTGGFSXXXXXXXXXXXXXXXXXXXXXCNEGEVLHVDGFCVIPIISRNVFVYDASEQEEESGPPPNIPPPRIDHNILFVRVPEKGAAPEPIIVPPPRQQSVVYVLNKDDGGGGQQVIEVTAPPPSNPEVYFVNYAEGDNPQLPIGVDLQTALQAAANGGGQVIGGGGGAGGFGGGSGGGFGSGSGGGFGGGSGGRFGGGSAGNGLGGGYSLPAPSNAYSTP, encoded by the exons ATGCTTTGCTCTAATTCACTGATATATTTCATTTA CAGTGCGGTACCCGAAGGATACGATAGTGGAGGTGGAGGATTTTCCGGAGGTAGCGGTAGattttctgggggaggaggattcACTGGAAGTGGTACCGGTGGATTTTCNNNNNNNNNNNNNNNNNNNNNNNNNNNNNNNNNNNNNNNNNNNNNNNNNNNNNNNNNNNNNNNNTGCAATGAGGGAGAGGTTCTTCATGTTGATGGGTTCTGTGTCATTCCTATAATTTCACGCAACGTATTTGTCTATGACGCTTccgaacaggaagaagaaagtgGTCCACCACCAAATATTCCTCCACCAAGAATCGACCACAACATACTATTCGTCCGCGTTCCTGAGAAGGGAGCAGCGCCTGAGCCAATCATCGTTCCTCCACCAAGGCAACAGAGCGTGGTGTACGTCCTGAACAAggacgatggaggaggaggacagcaAGTGATCGAAGTGACAGCTCCTCCACCGTCCAACCCTGAGGTTTACTTCGTTAACTATGCTGAAGGAGATAACCCTCAGCTGCCCATTGGAGTTGATCTCCAGACTGCTCTCCAAGCGGCTGCCAACGGCGGAGGACAAGTCatcggcggaggcggaggagcagGCGGATTTGGCGGTGGTTCTGGCGGCGGATTCGGAAGCGGTTCCGGAGGCGGATTTGGTGGTGGTTCCGGTGGTAGATTTGGCGGTGGTTCCGCTGGAAACGGCCTTGGTGGTGGCTACAGTCTTCCAGCACCTTCAAATGCCTATTCTACGCCATAG
- the LOC119587307 gene encoding keratin, type I cytoskeletal 9-like, whose product IAIAGAAPEGYGSGSGGSSGGRGFSGGGGGFSGGGGGFSGGSGGFSGGGFSGGGGGSGYGGGGCNAGEVLHVDGSCVVPIISRNVFVYDAPAQQEESGPPPNVPPPRIDHNILFVRVPEKGAAPEPIIVPPPRQQSVVYVLNKDDGGGGQQVIEVTAPPPSNPEVYFVNYAEGDNPQLPIGVDLQTALQAAANXXXXXXXXXXXXXXFGGGSSGGFGGGSGGSFGGGFSSGSGGGFGGSGGSRGGFGGGSGGGFGGGSRGGFGGGSGGGGVGGNYSPPAPSNAYSAP is encoded by the coding sequence ATCGCCATTGCGGGTGCGGCACCCGAAGGATACGGTAGTGGAAGTGGAGGATCTTCCGGTGGCAGAGGATtctctggaggaggtggaggattctctggaggaggtggaggattctCTGGAGGAAGTGGTGGCTTTTCCGGAGGAGGATTCTCCGGTGGTGGTGGAGGATctggatatggaggaggaggatgcaatGCGGGAGAGGTTCTTCATGTTGATGGCTCCTGTGTCGTTCCCATAATCTCACGGAATGTATTTGTCTATGACGCTCCCGCACAGCAAGAAGAAAGTGGTCCACCACCAAATGTTCCTCCACCAAGAATCGACCACAACATCCTATTCGTCCGCGTTCCTGAGAAGGGAGCAGCGCCTGAGCCAATCATCGTTCCTCCACCAAGGCAACAGAGCGTGGTGTACGTCCTGAACAAggacgatggaggaggaggacagcaAGTGATCGAAGTGACAGCTCCTCCACCGTCCAACCCTGAGGTTTACTTCGTCAACTATGCTGAAGGAGATAACCCTCAGCTGCCCATTGGAGTTGATCTCCAGACTGCTCTCCAAGCGGCTGCCAACNNNNNNNNNNNNNNNNNNNNNNNNNNNNNNNNNNNNNNNNNNTTTGGCGGTGGTTCCAGTGGCGGATTTGGCGGTGGTTCCGGTGGCAGCTTTGGCGGTGGATTTAGCAGTGGTTCCGGCGGTGGATTTGGCGGTAGTGGTGGATCTAGAGGAGGATTTGGCGGTGGTTCAGGAGGCGGATTTGGTGGTGGTTCGAGGGGTGGATTCGGTGGTGGTTCAGGTGGTGGTGGAGTTGGCGGTAATTATAGTCCTCCAGCTCCCTCAAATGCCTATTCTGCACCATAA